One Phaseolus vulgaris cultivar G19833 chromosome 4, P. vulgaris v2.0, whole genome shotgun sequence DNA window includes the following coding sequences:
- the LOC137837348 gene encoding co-chaperone protein p23-1-like produces the protein MSRHPSVKWAQRSDVLYLTVELPDAQDVKLKLEPEGKFHFSATAGSEKIPYEVDIDLFDEIDVNNSKASVGSRNICYLVKKTENKWWDRLLKKGGKTPVFLKVDWDKWVDEDEEEPENQPTSDMDFGDIDFSKLNMGGGEGLDFDAAGNDDDDESDTEEEDAAEASTGNVLDTKDVVSTDPKDAPDSKA, from the exons TCGCCATCCTTCTGTCAAATGGGCTCAGAGGTCTGATGTACTCTACTTAACAGTTGAGTTGCCTGATGCTCAGGATGTTAAGCTCAAACTAGAGCCAGAAGGAAAATTTCACTTTTCTGCAACTGCTGGTTCAGAGAAGATTCCCTATGAAGTTGACATTGATCTGTTTGACGAGATTGATGTAAAT AATAGCAAAGCTAGTGTGGGTTCAAGAAACATCTGCTACTTGGTAAAAAAGACTGAGAACAAGTGGTGGGACAGATTGTTGAAGAAGGGAGGCAAAACTCCGGTATTCCTGAAAGTTGATTGGGATAAATGGGTAGATGAAGATGAGGAGGAGCCAGAAAATCAAC CTACATCTGACATGGACTTTGGCGACATTGATTTTTCT AAGTTGAACATGGGAGGGGGTGAAGGCTTGGATTTTGATGCTGCAGGCAACGATGATG ATGATGAGAGTGACACAGAAGAGGAGGATGCAGCAGAAGCATCTACTGGTAATGTACTAGACACGAAGGATGTTGTAAGCACAGATCCAAAGGATGCACCTGATTCTAAAGCTTAA